In one Pseudomonas tensinigenes genomic region, the following are encoded:
- a CDS encoding PP0621 family protein: protein MLRLLFWIVVIFAAIWLWRKFKAPAASNQSNRAPREQDAPPMVRCAHCGVHLPRDRALSVQQQWYCSQAHLEQGPGASDR, encoded by the coding sequence ATGCTTCGTTTATTGTTCTGGATCGTCGTGATTTTCGCCGCGATATGGTTGTGGCGTAAATTCAAGGCGCCTGCCGCGTCCAATCAATCCAATCGCGCCCCTCGCGAACAGGACGCGCCACCGATGGTGCGCTGCGCCCATTGCGGCGTGCATCTACCGCGCGACCGCGCGCTAAGCGTGCAACAACAGTGGTATTGCAGCCAGGCTCACCTTGAGCAAGGCCCAGGTGCCAGTGATCGCTGA